The window TGCCGACCAAGATGACTCGGTTATAACTTGCCATGGCTTCCTCCCGATCGAGTTTGCGAGAAGCAGTTCGTGAGATCTGAAACGAGTGACCGCCGACTACCGCGAGGCAACCGCGTCGTCTCTCGAGGCATCCGCCCCGTCCGAGTCATCGCCATCCTCCGCATCCTCCGAACCTTCGTCGCTCGAAGATGTCAAAGACGGGCTAAACGATTGCCCCCGAGCATTGGCCAACATCGGTTCGACCAATCGCGGATCCAATTTCAACGTCAACTCTCGGACCACCGGTTCGCACAAGGTAAAGGCGCGAGCCATTTTAACCAAGCTGTCACCTTCGGCTTCATAATACGTCAACCAATAGGTCCCCTTTTGATGCCCGTCGATGGGATAAGCAAGTTTCTGCTCCATCCAAACGCGATTCACCAAAACGGTACCCCCGTTTTCGGTCACGATCTGTTCCAATTGCTTGCTGACGCCGCCGGGATCGCGAGCGTAGTGATTGCTATCGAGGATGAATAGCGTTTCGTAAGTGTTTTTCGCCACGGTTCGTTCGTCTCTTTACGGTCTAAATCTCGATCACGAAGCAAGGTCGGGATTCGACCTCTCCGCTTCTGCCATAGTACGCTTTTAAAAATGCTTCGCTTCCATTCC of the Novipirellula artificiosorum genome contains:
- the rpsF gene encoding 30S ribosomal protein S6, encoding MAKNTYETLFILDSNHYARDPGGVSKQLEQIVTENGGTVLVNRVWMEQKLAYPIDGHQKGTYWLTYYEAEGDSLVKMARAFTLCEPVVRELTLKLDPRLVEPMLANARGQSFSPSLTSSSDEGSEDAEDGDDSDGADASRDDAVASR